The Bombus fervidus isolate BK054 chromosome 3, iyBomFerv1, whole genome shotgun sequence genome includes a window with the following:
- the LOC139985631 gene encoding golgin-45 isoform X1: MASISNSTKDEPQTKSQDVIVTGCIKRTQGDGMENATAEKIEVKQTKCRLGETLIYHPTNLKQLSSTPPVMPNGPIVNLIPRHVTNVKREKHILNSLKLKEPKFIPYEPYKAAVNPIIPYENKNRRLQKSNVNVNLAISQVAAMKLHETKVSNDLKTVDEDKSTESDWLIEKKAYEAEIQKLKEENSQLENQLRFQAQVNGELKNLLVAAVGEDLETKVHLLTEDKLQLSRALLNSAENLSTHQEQTEWLAGQCEVWRSKFLASSLMVEELAKWKAALCQRTTDLQEVIKRLLEDRNLIRDISLKTYRILSILRENFDHVGTVSCKRRHMLPSTNIIDLAQGCCQLAEILKVQLLCGVENITLQREINITGLDMKTLAEKTAEQLLMSPKLLMSGRQDVACSAVMGAAVAIGGQIFLPQSDSNITCCSHCSGEIKQI, from the exons ATGGCCAGTATTTCAAATTCTACAAAAGATGAACCTCAAACTAAGTCACAAG atGTAATAGTTACAGGCTGTATTAAACGTACGCAAGGTGATGGAATGGAAAATGCAACGGCTGAAAAAATTGAAGTTAAACAGACAAAGTGCCGTCTTGgtgaaacattaatttatcatccaacaaatttgaaacaattaagTTCAACTCCTCCAGTTATGCCAAATGGTCCAATAGTAAATTTAATACCAAGGCATGTTACTAATGTAAAACGTgagaaacatattttaaattcattaaaattaaaggAGCCAAAGTTTATTCCTTATGAACCTTATAAAGCTGCAGTCAATCCAATCATTCCATATGAAAACAAGAATAGAAGATTGCAAAAAAGTAATGTAAATGTGAATCTGGCTATTTCTCAAGTTGCTGCAATGAAACTTCATGAAACAAAGGTATCTAATGATTTAAAGACAGTAGATGAAGATAAGTCTACAGAAAGTGATTGGTTGATAGAAAAAAAGGCATACGAAGCGGAAATACAAAAgcttaaagaagaaaatagtcAACTTGAAAATCAGTTGAGATTTCAAGCACAG GTTAAtggagaattaaaaaatttattagtagCTGCTGTTGGAGAAGATCTTGAAACAAAAGTTCATTTATTGACTGAAGATAAATTGCAACTTTCTCGAGCTCTTTTAAATTCTgctgaaaatttatcaacgcATCAAGAACAAACAGAGTGGTTGGCAGGTCAATGTGAAGTCTGGAGAAGTAAATTCTTAGCCAGTag CTTAATGGTTGAGGAACTTGCAAAATGGAAAGCAGCTTTGTGCCAAAGAACCACAGATCTCCAAGAAGTAATAAAAAGACTTCTAGAGGATCGAAATCTTATAAGAGATATATCCCTTAAAACATACAG GATACTTAGTATTTTGCGTGAAAATTTTGATCATGTTGGAACTGTTTCTTGCAAGAGGAGGCATATGTTACCAAGTACAAATATAATAGATTTAGCACAAGGCTGTTGTCAACTTGCAGAAATTCTAAAAGTTCAATTATTATGTGGtgtagaaaatattactttacagagagaaattaatataactgGTTTAGATATGAAAACACTTGCCGAAAAGACTGCAGAACAA CTTCTTATGAGTCCAAAGTTGCTCATGTCAGGAAGACAAGATGTAGCTTGCAGTGCAGTGATGGGAGCAGCTGTTGCAATTGGTGGCCAAATATTTCTTCCACAAAGTGATTCAAATATAACTTGTTGTTCTCATTGTAGTGgtgaaattaaacaaatataa
- the Sobp gene encoding sine oculis-binding protein isoform X2, which produces MSELLGWYGYDKVDSGYTKSLNLDHFTSISDAKNQALQTDQDIVSNKLRLKSPVVNTSDSIFEVPNVPLSYSNNNLMSVNRQLISSPLSLKPVSFGTTSKFPYESYSSSIYSDNISCSWCGKIVQIFELERSSSFSYNMMDALGYFCSENCFAASRRAIFKQAKTCDWCRHIRNPISYVDLQDGKSQLQFCSNKCLNQYKMNIFCHETQTHLMLQGLNNVPFHDTEKSGLITPELWFRSCQSPLNSPAENTYLVDTHLTHSLSSPLCENRSIETEEIDNEKSVDPHKKWPSKINSVCIKKCTKSNNCNEHKKNFCTEINEHDKGQSLVNEKSKCYHSMINQTNCKENYLRKNDLNCKDFKQEYAMDTMNNSHSLKDSNTYLERNIHVKNIRNLQEKGYDTPTENILQSSWFSNSTTPTMHHEIPSLSKSCINEPNQIRYQNQTNVFSRTSSVKQSSPTELFHSLPPTTLLPPVTVLVPYPLPIPIPIPIPIPVPISTAIFSKLVTDKEDSINIKDSNCKNVECKNSIENKYSVFDKPQIKTTNLSTAEDSQQVKLDKFSFSSSSLKTNTEINDTSHQLQQNKKLLRKRKRSNKIINHEHEKIQLKKRNNFIAT; this is translated from the exons ATGAGTGAATTATTAGGATGGTATGGCTATGATAAAGTGGATAGTGGTTATACAAAAAGTTTAAACCTGGATCATTTTACATCTATATCTGATGCAAAAAATCAAGCACTTCAAACTGATCAAGATATTGTTTCAAACAAACTGAGATTGAAATCGCCAGTAGTGAATACATCTGATTCAATTTTTGAAGTTCCCAATGTACCACTGTCTTATTCTAATAATAACTTAATGTCTGTGAATAGACAATTAATTTCATCCCCCTTATCATTAAAACCAGTATCTTTTGGTACTACATCTAAATTTCCATATGAAAGTTATTCAAGTTCTATTTACTCAg ataatatATCTTGTTCTTGGTGTGGTaaaattgttcaaatatttgaattagaaAGATCCAGTTCCTTTTCTTATAATATGATGGATGCTTTAGGATACTTTTGTAGTGAAAATTGTTTTGCAGCTAGTAGAAGAGCAATTTTTAAACAAGCAAAAACATGTGACTGGTGCAGACATATACGAAATCCAATTAGTTATGTTGATCTTCAA GATGGTAAAAGTCAGCTTCAATTTTGTAGCAATAAATGTTTGAATCAGtacaaaatgaatattttttgccATGAAACACAAACTCATTTAATGCTTCAAGGTTTAAATAATGTTCCTTTTCATGATACAGAGAAGAGTGGTTTAATAACACCAGAACTATGGTTTCGAAGTTGTCAATCGCCATTAAATAGTCCTGCAGAGAATACGTATTTAGTTGATACACATTTGACTCATAGTTTATCATCACCACTTTGTGAGAACAGATCaatagaaacagaagaaattgATAATGAAAAATCAGTAGACCCACATAAAAAATGGCCCAGTAAAATCAATTCAGTGTGcataaaaaaatgtacaaaatccAATAATTGCAATGaacataaaaagaatttttgtaCAGAAATTAATGAACATGATAAAGGTCAATCTTTAGTAAATGAGAAAAGCAAATGTTACCATTCCATGATTAATCaaacaaattgtaaagaaaattatttaagaaaaaatgatTTGAATTGTAAGGACTTCAAACAGGAATATGCAATGGATACCATGAATAATTCACATAGCCTTAAAGATAGCAACACATATTTAGAAAGAAACATACATGTAAAAAACATAAGAAATTTACAAGAAAAAGGATATGACACTCcaacagaaaatatattacaatcatCTTGGTTTTCAAACTCAACTACACCTACAATGCATCATGAAATTCCATCTTTGTCTAAATCTTGCATAAATGAACCTAACCAAATAAGATATCAGAATCAGACCAATGTATTTTCAAGAACTTCATCAGTTAAACAATCCAGTCCAACtgaattatttcattcattACCTCCTACAACACTTCTGCCCCCTGTTACAGTTCTTGTACCATATCCTCTACCTATACCCATACCAATTCCTATACCTATTCCAGTTCCTATATCAACAGcaatttttagtaaattagTGACTGATAAAGAAGATTCCATAAACATAAAAGattcaaattgtaaaaatgtggaatgtaaaaattcaatagaaaataaatattccgtTTTTGATAAGCCACAGATTAAAACAACGAACTTATCAACAGCAGAAGACTCACAGCAAGTAAAATTAGAtaagttttctttttcatcatCATCTTTGAAAACTAATACTGAAATCAATGATACTTCACACCAGTTACAACAGAATAAAAAACttttaagaaaaagaaaacgctcgaataaaatcattaatcATGAACATGAAAAAATTCagttaaaaaaaaggaataactTTATAGCAACTTAA
- the LOC139985631 gene encoding golgin-45 isoform X3 produces MASISNSTKDEPQTKSQGCIKRTQGDGMENATAEKIEVKQTKCRLGETLIYHPTNLKQLSSTPPVMPNGPIVNLIPRHVTNVKREKHILNSLKLKEPKFIPYEPYKAAVNPIIPYENKNRRLQKSNVNVNLAISQVAAMKLHETKVSNDLKTVDEDKSTESDWLIEKKAYEAEIQKLKEENSQLENQLRFQAQVNGELKNLLVAAVGEDLETKVHLLTEDKLQLSRALLNSAENLSTHQEQTEWLAGQCEVWRSKFLASSLMVEELAKWKAALCQRTTDLQEVIKRLLEDRNLIRDISLKTYRILSILRENFDHVGTVSCKRRHMLPSTNIIDLAQGCCQLAEILKVQLLCGVENITLQREINITGLDMKTLAEKTAEQLLMSPKLLMSGRQDVACSAVMGAAVAIGGQIFLPQSDSNITCCSHCSGEIKQI; encoded by the exons ATGGCCAGTATTTCAAATTCTACAAAAGATGAACCTCAAACTAAGTCACAAG GCTGTATTAAACGTACGCAAGGTGATGGAATGGAAAATGCAACGGCTGAAAAAATTGAAGTTAAACAGACAAAGTGCCGTCTTGgtgaaacattaatttatcatccaacaaatttgaaacaattaagTTCAACTCCTCCAGTTATGCCAAATGGTCCAATAGTAAATTTAATACCAAGGCATGTTACTAATGTAAAACGTgagaaacatattttaaattcattaaaattaaaggAGCCAAAGTTTATTCCTTATGAACCTTATAAAGCTGCAGTCAATCCAATCATTCCATATGAAAACAAGAATAGAAGATTGCAAAAAAGTAATGTAAATGTGAATCTGGCTATTTCTCAAGTTGCTGCAATGAAACTTCATGAAACAAAGGTATCTAATGATTTAAAGACAGTAGATGAAGATAAGTCTACAGAAAGTGATTGGTTGATAGAAAAAAAGGCATACGAAGCGGAAATACAAAAgcttaaagaagaaaatagtcAACTTGAAAATCAGTTGAGATTTCAAGCACAG GTTAAtggagaattaaaaaatttattagtagCTGCTGTTGGAGAAGATCTTGAAACAAAAGTTCATTTATTGACTGAAGATAAATTGCAACTTTCTCGAGCTCTTTTAAATTCTgctgaaaatttatcaacgcATCAAGAACAAACAGAGTGGTTGGCAGGTCAATGTGAAGTCTGGAGAAGTAAATTCTTAGCCAGTag CTTAATGGTTGAGGAACTTGCAAAATGGAAAGCAGCTTTGTGCCAAAGAACCACAGATCTCCAAGAAGTAATAAAAAGACTTCTAGAGGATCGAAATCTTATAAGAGATATATCCCTTAAAACATACAG GATACTTAGTATTTTGCGTGAAAATTTTGATCATGTTGGAACTGTTTCTTGCAAGAGGAGGCATATGTTACCAAGTACAAATATAATAGATTTAGCACAAGGCTGTTGTCAACTTGCAGAAATTCTAAAAGTTCAATTATTATGTGGtgtagaaaatattactttacagagagaaattaatataactgGTTTAGATATGAAAACACTTGCCGAAAAGACTGCAGAACAA CTTCTTATGAGTCCAAAGTTGCTCATGTCAGGAAGACAAGATGTAGCTTGCAGTGCAGTGATGGGAGCAGCTGTTGCAATTGGTGGCCAAATATTTCTTCCACAAAGTGATTCAAATATAACTTGTTGTTCTCATTGTAGTGgtgaaattaaacaaatataa
- the Sobp gene encoding sine oculis-binding protein isoform X1, with the protein MDNRPVNLFLQKIEENARKVFSSLPEDNGGNRSRQRNCSLVKIKEEETGDEIQEYAATAMSELLGWYGYDKVDSGYTKSLNLDHFTSISDAKNQALQTDQDIVSNKLRLKSPVVNTSDSIFEVPNVPLSYSNNNLMSVNRQLISSPLSLKPVSFGTTSKFPYESYSSSIYSDNISCSWCGKIVQIFELERSSSFSYNMMDALGYFCSENCFAASRRAIFKQAKTCDWCRHIRNPISYVDLQDGKSQLQFCSNKCLNQYKMNIFCHETQTHLMLQGLNNVPFHDTEKSGLITPELWFRSCQSPLNSPAENTYLVDTHLTHSLSSPLCENRSIETEEIDNEKSVDPHKKWPSKINSVCIKKCTKSNNCNEHKKNFCTEINEHDKGQSLVNEKSKCYHSMINQTNCKENYLRKNDLNCKDFKQEYAMDTMNNSHSLKDSNTYLERNIHVKNIRNLQEKGYDTPTENILQSSWFSNSTTPTMHHEIPSLSKSCINEPNQIRYQNQTNVFSRTSSVKQSSPTELFHSLPPTTLLPPVTVLVPYPLPIPIPIPIPIPVPISTAIFSKLVTDKEDSINIKDSNCKNVECKNSIENKYSVFDKPQIKTTNLSTAEDSQQVKLDKFSFSSSSLKTNTEINDTSHQLQQNKKLLRKRKRSNKIINHEHEKIQLKKRNNFIAT; encoded by the exons ATGGACAATAGACcagttaatttatttctacaaaaaattgaagaaaacgCAAGAAAAGTATTTTCGTCCTTGCCTGAAGATAATGGTGGCAATCGCTCACGCCAAAGAAATTGTAGTCTggttaaaattaaagaagaagaaactggTGATGAAATTCAG GAATATGCAGCAACTGCAATGAGTGAATTATTAGGATGGTATGGCTATGATAAAGTGGATAGTGGTTATACAAAAAGTTTAAACCTGGATCATTTTACATCTATATCTGATGCAAAAAATCAAGCACTTCAAACTGATCAAGATATTGTTTCAAACAAACTGAGATTGAAATCGCCAGTAGTGAATACATCTGATTCAATTTTTGAAGTTCCCAATGTACCACTGTCTTATTCTAATAATAACTTAATGTCTGTGAATAGACAATTAATTTCATCCCCCTTATCATTAAAACCAGTATCTTTTGGTACTACATCTAAATTTCCATATGAAAGTTATTCAAGTTCTATTTACTCAg ataatatATCTTGTTCTTGGTGTGGTaaaattgttcaaatatttgaattagaaAGATCCAGTTCCTTTTCTTATAATATGATGGATGCTTTAGGATACTTTTGTAGTGAAAATTGTTTTGCAGCTAGTAGAAGAGCAATTTTTAAACAAGCAAAAACATGTGACTGGTGCAGACATATACGAAATCCAATTAGTTATGTTGATCTTCAA GATGGTAAAAGTCAGCTTCAATTTTGTAGCAATAAATGTTTGAATCAGtacaaaatgaatattttttgccATGAAACACAAACTCATTTAATGCTTCAAGGTTTAAATAATGTTCCTTTTCATGATACAGAGAAGAGTGGTTTAATAACACCAGAACTATGGTTTCGAAGTTGTCAATCGCCATTAAATAGTCCTGCAGAGAATACGTATTTAGTTGATACACATTTGACTCATAGTTTATCATCACCACTTTGTGAGAACAGATCaatagaaacagaagaaattgATAATGAAAAATCAGTAGACCCACATAAAAAATGGCCCAGTAAAATCAATTCAGTGTGcataaaaaaatgtacaaaatccAATAATTGCAATGaacataaaaagaatttttgtaCAGAAATTAATGAACATGATAAAGGTCAATCTTTAGTAAATGAGAAAAGCAAATGTTACCATTCCATGATTAATCaaacaaattgtaaagaaaattatttaagaaaaaatgatTTGAATTGTAAGGACTTCAAACAGGAATATGCAATGGATACCATGAATAATTCACATAGCCTTAAAGATAGCAACACATATTTAGAAAGAAACATACATGTAAAAAACATAAGAAATTTACAAGAAAAAGGATATGACACTCcaacagaaaatatattacaatcatCTTGGTTTTCAAACTCAACTACACCTACAATGCATCATGAAATTCCATCTTTGTCTAAATCTTGCATAAATGAACCTAACCAAATAAGATATCAGAATCAGACCAATGTATTTTCAAGAACTTCATCAGTTAAACAATCCAGTCCAACtgaattatttcattcattACCTCCTACAACACTTCTGCCCCCTGTTACAGTTCTTGTACCATATCCTCTACCTATACCCATACCAATTCCTATACCTATTCCAGTTCCTATATCAACAGcaatttttagtaaattagTGACTGATAAAGAAGATTCCATAAACATAAAAGattcaaattgtaaaaatgtggaatgtaaaaattcaatagaaaataaatattccgtTTTTGATAAGCCACAGATTAAAACAACGAACTTATCAACAGCAGAAGACTCACAGCAAGTAAAATTAGAtaagttttctttttcatcatCATCTTTGAAAACTAATACTGAAATCAATGATACTTCACACCAGTTACAACAGAATAAAAAACttttaagaaaaagaaaacgctcgaataaaatcattaatcATGAACATGAAAAAATTCagttaaaaaaaaggaataactTTATAGCAACTTAA
- the LOC139985631 gene encoding golgin-45 isoform X2 → MASISNSTKDEPQTKSQVTGCIKRTQGDGMENATAEKIEVKQTKCRLGETLIYHPTNLKQLSSTPPVMPNGPIVNLIPRHVTNVKREKHILNSLKLKEPKFIPYEPYKAAVNPIIPYENKNRRLQKSNVNVNLAISQVAAMKLHETKVSNDLKTVDEDKSTESDWLIEKKAYEAEIQKLKEENSQLENQLRFQAQVNGELKNLLVAAVGEDLETKVHLLTEDKLQLSRALLNSAENLSTHQEQTEWLAGQCEVWRSKFLASSLMVEELAKWKAALCQRTTDLQEVIKRLLEDRNLIRDISLKTYRILSILRENFDHVGTVSCKRRHMLPSTNIIDLAQGCCQLAEILKVQLLCGVENITLQREINITGLDMKTLAEKTAEQLLMSPKLLMSGRQDVACSAVMGAAVAIGGQIFLPQSDSNITCCSHCSGEIKQI, encoded by the exons ATGGCCAGTATTTCAAATTCTACAAAAGATGAACCTCAAACTAAGTCACAAG TTACAGGCTGTATTAAACGTACGCAAGGTGATGGAATGGAAAATGCAACGGCTGAAAAAATTGAAGTTAAACAGACAAAGTGCCGTCTTGgtgaaacattaatttatcatccaacaaatttgaaacaattaagTTCAACTCCTCCAGTTATGCCAAATGGTCCAATAGTAAATTTAATACCAAGGCATGTTACTAATGTAAAACGTgagaaacatattttaaattcattaaaattaaaggAGCCAAAGTTTATTCCTTATGAACCTTATAAAGCTGCAGTCAATCCAATCATTCCATATGAAAACAAGAATAGAAGATTGCAAAAAAGTAATGTAAATGTGAATCTGGCTATTTCTCAAGTTGCTGCAATGAAACTTCATGAAACAAAGGTATCTAATGATTTAAAGACAGTAGATGAAGATAAGTCTACAGAAAGTGATTGGTTGATAGAAAAAAAGGCATACGAAGCGGAAATACAAAAgcttaaagaagaaaatagtcAACTTGAAAATCAGTTGAGATTTCAAGCACAG GTTAAtggagaattaaaaaatttattagtagCTGCTGTTGGAGAAGATCTTGAAACAAAAGTTCATTTATTGACTGAAGATAAATTGCAACTTTCTCGAGCTCTTTTAAATTCTgctgaaaatttatcaacgcATCAAGAACAAACAGAGTGGTTGGCAGGTCAATGTGAAGTCTGGAGAAGTAAATTCTTAGCCAGTag CTTAATGGTTGAGGAACTTGCAAAATGGAAAGCAGCTTTGTGCCAAAGAACCACAGATCTCCAAGAAGTAATAAAAAGACTTCTAGAGGATCGAAATCTTATAAGAGATATATCCCTTAAAACATACAG GATACTTAGTATTTTGCGTGAAAATTTTGATCATGTTGGAACTGTTTCTTGCAAGAGGAGGCATATGTTACCAAGTACAAATATAATAGATTTAGCACAAGGCTGTTGTCAACTTGCAGAAATTCTAAAAGTTCAATTATTATGTGGtgtagaaaatattactttacagagagaaattaatataactgGTTTAGATATGAAAACACTTGCCGAAAAGACTGCAGAACAA CTTCTTATGAGTCCAAAGTTGCTCATGTCAGGAAGACAAGATGTAGCTTGCAGTGCAGTGATGGGAGCAGCTGTTGCAATTGGTGGCCAAATATTTCTTCCACAAAGTGATTCAAATATAACTTGTTGTTCTCATTGTAGTGgtgaaattaaacaaatataa